One Paenibacillus crassostreae DNA segment encodes these proteins:
- a CDS encoding glycosyltransferase, producing the protein MAIDDIRVSVIMPMYNVQEYIAESIESVLMQSMGDFELIIIDDNSLDQSYEIASAYAKQDKRIILLKQEIVKGPSAARNHGLQWAKGKYIFFIDADDLITQNALELLMETAVREQADLVVGHHEMFNSQMKELAWIFGNFPRLKEKGHKDIVTHPELFQIPYCWGKLFKKDLLKDNSFPENINFGEDQVFITRAYLKAEKIYLLDLVLYHYRKREGQITQPTHFVPENYLSDIIQVFKLVEKQFQNWDGNDHTRNELYAYYLDSYLFRNLFSFLANGLLSDHVPTQLSVLRQYQEWLHSMEPDIFIRISDGLKDINVRIGKMKSIFDEEVQEVCEGLVKLVKIKMPDHSNCNSLQAISSGIPIITIQTVAYNVEKYIRECAESVLNQTFTNFEWLVIDNGSTDKTGEILKEYALKDSRIKLFKSERNSIINNEDLHPEFVESINNLQSKYWCVLDSDDYLHVDFLKELYSTAEKYNADIAVAGTEKFYEGDVQPRETRRCPDLYAEDISQLGDVFPEIYFMFSVEWGKLVKVSLLMELLEYRRNHSKMLKHADDTLFSMEMLRFTNSVVGVNKTLHHYRIRQNSYYHSQIDKDRYLDYVLIYQNMKELLEGWNKLSERNFNFIVEKMFFSIQVCLEITSKSESVHIEDKLKGIELILTNEVLVEVFTEKNLLSHLFSIVEKAMDLIIGKYKNEPLPILLTNYVYRLFTAIQMVNSSEGNKQNAFLLYMSSICDKNNTTCFGVMFLYPFLSSVRNNYFLHLEKNNIHSQFLASNALILREIVNSRFDKAIELCDEKVGNPDYDLLKEELKQLSPQIEIEVIEKMNSHISELIDNNNYDEAIDLLFNVLEVCPLNRKALLYKLQLLMENDDLITAVETAEVLKVFYSDDCDVLVIVARTLEGAGLKQQAREIWYEALDICVDNTKRMEIARELQSNMGDGKL; encoded by the coding sequence ATGGCGATAGATGATATTAGAGTTAGTGTGATTATGCCAATGTATAATGTTCAGGAGTATATTGCAGAATCTATTGAATCAGTTTTAATGCAGTCGATGGGTGACTTTGAATTAATAATTATTGACGATAATTCTTTAGACCAAAGCTATGAGATTGCATCTGCATATGCAAAACAAGACAAACGGATCATTTTGCTGAAACAGGAAATTGTAAAAGGGCCATCTGCAGCAAGGAATCATGGATTGCAATGGGCTAAAGGGAAATATATTTTCTTTATTGATGCAGATGATTTAATTACCCAAAATGCTTTGGAATTGTTAATGGAGACTGCGGTAAGAGAACAAGCTGATTTGGTCGTCGGACACCATGAGATGTTTAACAGTCAAATGAAAGAACTAGCTTGGATATTTGGTAACTTTCCTCGCTTGAAGGAAAAGGGACATAAGGATATCGTTACCCACCCTGAGTTGTTTCAAATTCCATATTGTTGGGGGAAGCTTTTCAAGAAAGATTTATTGAAGGATAACAGTTTCCCTGAAAATATTAATTTTGGCGAAGACCAAGTGTTTATAACACGGGCTTATTTGAAGGCAGAGAAGATATATTTATTAGATTTAGTGCTGTATCACTACAGAAAAAGAGAAGGACAGATTACACAGCCTACTCACTTTGTGCCAGAGAATTACTTATCAGATATTATTCAGGTGTTTAAATTGGTGGAGAAACAATTCCAGAATTGGGATGGAAATGATCATACCAGGAATGAACTTTATGCATATTATCTTGACAGCTATTTATTTCGAAATTTATTCAGCTTTTTAGCAAACGGCTTGCTTAGTGATCATGTTCCTACGCAATTATCGGTCTTGCGACAATATCAAGAATGGCTTCATTCGATGGAACCGGATATTTTTATTCGTATTAGTGACGGTCTGAAAGATATCAACGTCAGAATCGGAAAAATGAAATCTATTTTTGATGAAGAGGTACAAGAAGTTTGTGAGGGATTGGTTAAGCTTGTTAAAATTAAGATGCCAGACCACAGTAATTGTAATTCTCTTCAAGCGATCTCAAGTGGAATTCCGATAATAACAATACAGACAGTGGCCTATAATGTTGAGAAGTATATAAGGGAATGTGCTGAGAGTGTGTTGAATCAGACGTTTACCAACTTTGAATGGTTAGTCATCGACAATGGCTCTACTGATAAGACTGGAGAAATACTAAAGGAATATGCACTAAAAGATAGCAGAATAAAATTATTTAAAAGTGAAAGAAATAGCATTATAAATAATGAAGATTTGCATCCGGAGTTTGTTGAATCTATCAATAATCTTCAATCAAAATATTGGTGTGTACTGGATAGTGATGATTATCTTCATGTTGATTTTTTAAAAGAACTTTATAGTACTGCAGAAAAATATAATGCCGATATAGCTGTGGCGGGAACTGAAAAGTTTTATGAGGGCGATGTCCAACCGCGAGAGACACGTCGGTGCCCAGATTTATATGCAGAAGATATTAGTCAATTGGGAGATGTGTTTCCTGAAATCTATTTTATGTTCAGCGTTGAATGGGGAAAGTTGGTAAAGGTCTCCTTGTTGATGGAACTATTGGAGTATAGACGGAACCATTCCAAAATGCTGAAGCATGCCGATGATACATTGTTTTCTATGGAAATGTTGAGGTTCACCAATTCTGTAGTAGGAGTTAATAAAACTCTTCACCATTATAGAATTAGACAAAATTCGTATTACCATTCACAAATTGATAAGGATCGTTACCTTGATTATGTTCTGATTTATCAGAACATGAAGGAACTCTTAGAAGGCTGGAATAAACTGAGTGAGAGAAATTTTAATTTTATTGTAGAGAAAATGTTTTTTTCAATACAAGTTTGTTTAGAGATTACATCTAAATCAGAAAGTGTCCACATAGAAGATAAGCTCAAGGGTATAGAGTTGATTTTAACTAATGAGGTTTTAGTTGAAGTGTTTACAGAGAAAAATCTACTCTCTCACTTATTTTCGATAGTAGAAAAGGCGATGGACTTAATAATTGGAAAATATAAAAACGAACCATTACCAATTTTATTAACAAACTATGTGTATAGATTATTTACAGCAATTCAAATGGTTAATTCTAGTGAGGGGAATAAACAAAATGCATTTTTACTATATATGTCATCTATATGTGATAAAAATAATACAACTTGCTTTGGAGTAATGTTCTTATACCCCTTTTTGTCGAGTGTAAGGAATAATTACTTTTTACATCTTGAAAAAAACAATATCCATAGCCAATTCTTGGCATCAAATGCACTCATCCTAAGAGAAATTGTTAATTCCCGGTTCGATAAAGCAATAGAGTTATGCGATGAGAAAGTGGGGAATCCGGATTATGACTTGTTAAAAGAAGAACTCAAACAATTAAGTCCACAGATAGAAATAGAGGTAATAGAAAAGATGAATTCACATATTTCTGAACTTATTGATAACAATAATTATGACGAAGCTATTGATCTTTTATTTAATGTTCTTGAGGTTTGTCCCTTAAATAGGAAAGCTTTACTGTATAAGTTGCAGCTATTAATGGAGAACGATGATTTAATCACAGCAGTTGAAACAGCAGAGGTGTTAAAAGTTTTTTATTCTGACGATTGTGATGTTTTAGTTATAGTGGCTCGCACCTTAGAGGGAGCGGGACTAAAACAACAAGCAAGGGAAATATGGTATGAAGCTTTGGATATCTGTGTTGATAATACAAAAAGAATGGAAATAGCAAGAGAACTTCAGAGTAATATGGGAGATGGTAAACTGTGA
- the rfbF gene encoding glucose-1-phosphate cytidylyltransferase, producing the protein MKVVILAGGYGTRISEESHLKPKPMIEIGDKPILWHIMKNYSYYGYNDFVICLGYKGYIIKEFFADYYLHASDVTFDFANENLFTIHNNVSEPWRVTLVDTGLDTMTGGRIKRIKKYVSDERFMLTYGDGVSDINISDLENYHIQKGGFVTMTAIQPGGRFGVLDIEEGTNRVERFAEKSKEDGGWINGGFMVIEPDIFDYIDDDNTVFESNTLTKVANEGKLDAYKHYGFWQCMDTQRDKGILENLWRAGNAPWKIW; encoded by the coding sequence GTGAAAGTTGTGATTTTAGCTGGTGGATATGGTACTAGAATAAGCGAAGAAAGTCATTTAAAACCAAAACCGATGATTGAAATTGGTGACAAACCAATCTTGTGGCATATTATGAAAAATTATAGTTATTATGGATACAATGATTTTGTGATTTGTTTGGGATATAAAGGCTATATAATAAAAGAGTTTTTTGCTGATTACTATCTTCATGCCTCAGATGTTACCTTCGACTTCGCTAATGAAAATCTTTTTACAATTCATAATAATGTCTCTGAGCCATGGCGTGTAACTCTGGTAGATACAGGACTGGACACTATGACAGGGGGGAGAATTAAAAGAATTAAAAAGTATGTCAGTGACGAACGATTTATGTTGACATATGGTGATGGGGTCTCTGATATTAATATTAGTGATTTGGAGAATTACCATATACAAAAAGGTGGATTTGTTACAATGACAGCTATTCAACCAGGTGGTCGGTTCGGTGTACTAGATATTGAGGAGGGAACGAATCGAGTTGAACGATTTGCAGAAAAATCCAAGGAAGACGGAGGTTGGATTAATGGCGGTTTTATGGTGATTGAACCTGATATCTTTGATTATATTGATGATGACAATACTGTATTTGAAAGTAATACATTAACTAAAGTAGCCAACGAGGGCAAATTGGATGCTTATAAGCATTATGGTTTTTGGCAGTGTATGGATACTCAACGCGACAAAGGTATTTTGGAGAATCTCTGGAGAGCAGGGAATGCCCCATGGAAGATATGGTAA